One genomic segment of Microcella indica includes these proteins:
- a CDS encoding acyl-CoA carboxylase subunit beta → MTDSAPSPAPDLSTTAGKIADLKVRYHEAVTASGEAAIEKQHAKGKMTARERIDTLLDHGSFVELDEFVRHRTHAFGMDAKRPYGDAVVTGTGTIHGRQVAVYSQDFTIFGGSLGEVAGEKIIKVMELALKTGVPIIGILDSGGARIQEGVVALGKYGEIFRRNTAASGVIPQISIICGPAAGGAVYSPALTDFVIMVDKTSQMFVTGPDVIKTVTGEDVGMEELGGALTHNRTSGVSHYLASDENDAFDYARALLSYLPDNNLAELPQYESSAELEITDADRRLNTMVPDSPNQPYDVVDIIDHVVDDGSFLEVQPLFAPNIVVGFARVEGRSVGVIANQPNAMAGTLNIDAGEKASRFVRFCDAFSIPVLTLVDVPGYLPGTDQEWQGVIRRGAKLLYAYAEATVPLITVITRKAYGGAYIVMGSKQLGADMNLAWPTAEIAVMGGQGAVNILYRNEIKTAEAAGEDVAAVRARLANEYTYDVASPFLAAERGELDGIIEPAATRVSIIKALRALKTKRASLPAKKHGNIPL, encoded by the coding sequence GTGACCGACTCTGCTCCCTCCCCCGCCCCCGACCTGTCGACGACGGCCGGCAAGATCGCCGACCTGAAGGTGCGCTACCACGAGGCCGTGACCGCGAGCGGCGAGGCCGCGATCGAGAAGCAGCACGCCAAAGGCAAGATGACGGCGCGCGAACGCATCGACACGCTCCTCGACCACGGCAGCTTCGTCGAGCTCGACGAGTTCGTGCGGCACCGCACGCACGCCTTCGGCATGGACGCCAAGCGGCCGTACGGCGATGCGGTCGTCACGGGCACCGGCACGATCCACGGCCGCCAGGTGGCCGTCTACAGCCAGGACTTCACGATCTTCGGCGGCTCGCTCGGCGAGGTGGCCGGCGAGAAGATCATCAAGGTCATGGAGCTCGCCCTCAAGACGGGCGTGCCCATCATCGGCATTCTCGACTCGGGCGGCGCGCGCATCCAGGAGGGCGTCGTCGCGCTCGGCAAGTACGGCGAGATCTTCCGCCGCAACACGGCCGCGAGCGGCGTGATCCCGCAGATCTCCATCATCTGCGGTCCCGCTGCGGGCGGTGCCGTATACTCCCCCGCCCTCACCGACTTCGTCATCATGGTCGACAAGACGAGCCAGATGTTCGTCACCGGCCCCGACGTCATCAAGACCGTCACGGGTGAGGACGTCGGCATGGAGGAGCTCGGCGGCGCGCTCACCCACAACCGCACTTCCGGCGTCTCGCACTACCTCGCGAGCGACGAGAACGATGCCTTCGACTACGCGCGGGCCCTGCTGAGCTACCTGCCCGACAACAACCTCGCCGAGCTGCCGCAGTACGAATCCTCGGCCGAGCTCGAGATCACCGACGCCGACCGTCGGCTCAACACGATGGTGCCCGACAGCCCCAACCAGCCGTACGACGTCGTCGACATCATCGACCACGTGGTCGACGACGGCTCCTTCCTCGAGGTGCAGCCGCTCTTCGCCCCCAACATCGTCGTCGGCTTCGCCCGCGTGGAGGGCCGCAGCGTCGGCGTCATCGCCAACCAGCCGAACGCGATGGCCGGCACCCTCAACATCGACGCTGGTGAGAAGGCCAGCCGCTTCGTGCGCTTCTGCGACGCCTTCTCGATTCCCGTGCTGACCCTCGTCGACGTGCCCGGCTACCTGCCCGGCACCGACCAGGAGTGGCAGGGCGTCATCCGTCGCGGCGCGAAGCTCCTCTACGCCTACGCCGAGGCGACCGTGCCCCTCATCACCGTCATCACGCGCAAGGCCTACGGGGGCGCGTACATCGTCATGGGCTCCAAGCAGCTCGGTGCCGACATGAACCTCGCCTGGCCGACCGCGGAGATCGCCGTCATGGGCGGGCAGGGTGCGGTGAACATCCTGTACCGCAACGAGATCAAGACGGCCGAAGCGGCGGGTGAGGATGTCGCGGCCGTGCGCGCACGGCTCGCGAACGAGTACACGTACGACGTGGCGAGCCCGTTCCTCGCCGCCGAGCGCGGCGAGTTGGACGGCATCATCGAGCCCGCCGCCACGCGCGTGTCGATCATCAAGGCGCTGCGCGCCCTCAAGACGAAGCGCGCGAGCCTGCCGGCGAAGAAGCACGGGAACATCCCGCTGTGA
- a CDS encoding acyl-CoA carboxylase epsilon subunit — protein sequence MTGDATAASAESETAPRVTVVAGSPTEVELAAAHAVIAAVLAEQHERGVERVDPPVDHWSSRARQMRQPLAPGPGAWAASRGMRG from the coding sequence GTGACCGGCGACGCGACAGCGGCCTCGGCCGAGAGCGAGACGGCGCCCCGCGTGACCGTGGTCGCGGGCAGCCCGACCGAGGTCGAGCTCGCCGCCGCGCACGCCGTCATCGCCGCGGTGCTCGCCGAGCAGCACGAGCGCGGCGTGGAGCGGGTCGACCCGCCCGTCGACCACTGGTCCTCGCGCGCGCGCCAGATGCGCCAGCCCCTCGCCCCCGGGCCCGGCGCGTGGGCGGCCTCGCGCGGCATGCGCGGCTGA